In Stieleria varia, one genomic interval encodes:
- a CDS encoding M56 family metallopeptidase: MNMELVSDLAQRVGWTLVHSVWQFAIIAAFLAVTLGLVRRRSSHVRYALMLIAMMAMVVVPAMTLFVVGTGATVSAEFVANNAIERELEDVYPASPAGRDPSAINLTDSRDGQHKVIPTSQIELAVVPMPATGANAHRLITTALPNFIQEWMNAIVAVWLIGIAVLSIRLLVGWRAIRTLRVSGRLPVAEPIETIASRVAQQLGIRRAIEVAQSSLVDVPTVIGWLKPLVLLPASAISGLSSEQLEAVIAHELAHVRRYDYVVNVFQVLMETVFFYHPAVWWTAHLMRVERESCCDDIAILMTGDRVRYARLLVWLEEARGPSAPMTLAMSAGSGSLSNRIARIVGSRSKATGIGPLTSTAILAFVTGVGCFLVADAGNSTAQETKAKDADKLRAWMTRAVELEEWGRLSQLAREMAEAGEYDEALDWLSKAPLGKSREGKLEPKFYYRVVAEICETALEHDRLDFAMGVLDRLNEPKEYPSGQGYVRNAILTYYLSKGQIDQAIGFLESQPEGTRPSIANKAVERVALSGHGDHAEAFWRRLTDAKVLKTCEHELAYGYYRLHQPDKIWRFGGEIAKSRPDDLAAEVRVLDMAMHKYALMSWGTFEQRLPGFRTKVAKLADDNRAPYEKQLALYAANGKHYELAVELSTRIPLLVMGEFMAMDLSGADRHPVLYSITELHKQNRIEQAFSIVDLVEDETVKLASLSRLADLVGFGDGLADHQEIFDRIVGQLTPFYERFAQQHDEATVRDIERNLPEFLSLHLQRVSKPTISPDDVPYLNRELLPRLSQSIDLLIEQGHIDQIESHVEKLLDDRNINGSKWIVTKLAAAGHTDAVERLRKHVKLAYDKESAIKSKSSESIWDYRRFLAVSALTAYSSGERDLCYELFLKLDRNWMSPSFVSRVAYRARESGDMEFLRRMESSPSPLMREAALASLAMAHVDQGDMKAIEDTTATFEREFGEKNQHWSIYRQITDDRAVKDPSKRFVATSIAMQRVPLDSPHYAPIARDHAKLLGQLYPDKPLSTEWLAKLNADAKLRLHVEIEHAAGVRSSAVAAASPGATRLSD; the protein is encoded by the coding sequence ATGAACATGGAACTTGTTTCGGACCTTGCTCAACGAGTTGGCTGGACATTGGTCCATTCGGTTTGGCAGTTCGCCATCATTGCTGCGTTTCTCGCCGTTACGTTGGGGTTAGTTCGACGGCGTTCTTCGCACGTGCGTTACGCGTTGATGCTGATCGCGATGATGGCGATGGTAGTCGTACCTGCGATGACGTTGTTTGTCGTTGGAACGGGTGCGACTGTATCGGCTGAGTTCGTTGCCAACAATGCGATTGAACGTGAGCTGGAAGACGTCTATCCAGCCTCGCCGGCAGGGCGCGATCCTTCCGCTATCAATCTGACAGACTCACGGGACGGCCAGCACAAAGTCATACCAACCAGCCAAATCGAGTTGGCAGTCGTTCCTATGCCGGCAACCGGGGCTAACGCCCATCGGCTGATAACAACCGCACTGCCCAACTTCATTCAAGAATGGATGAACGCCATCGTTGCCGTTTGGCTGATCGGAATCGCAGTGTTGTCGATCCGGCTCCTCGTCGGTTGGCGAGCGATACGAACGCTGCGGGTTTCCGGTCGATTACCAGTTGCGGAGCCGATCGAGACTATTGCCTCGCGAGTTGCTCAGCAACTTGGTATTCGTCGCGCCATCGAAGTCGCTCAGTCGTCGCTGGTCGACGTGCCCACGGTGATCGGCTGGCTCAAGCCGCTCGTGCTGTTGCCCGCCAGCGCGATCAGCGGTCTGTCGAGCGAACAACTCGAAGCCGTCATAGCTCATGAGCTGGCTCATGTTCGCCGATACGACTATGTGGTCAATGTGTTTCAAGTGCTGATGGAGACCGTGTTCTTCTATCATCCTGCGGTGTGGTGGACTGCGCACTTGATGCGTGTTGAGCGCGAGAGCTGCTGTGACGACATTGCTATCCTAATGACTGGCGATAGAGTTCGCTACGCACGACTGTTGGTATGGCTGGAAGAAGCACGTGGACCATCTGCGCCGATGACACTCGCCATGTCCGCCGGTTCAGGATCGTTAAGCAATCGAATCGCTCGCATAGTCGGATCGCGTTCGAAAGCAACCGGCATTGGCCCGCTGACAAGCACGGCCATTTTGGCCTTTGTTACTGGCGTCGGTTGTTTTCTTGTCGCGGATGCCGGCAACTCGACAGCTCAAGAAACAAAAGCGAAAGATGCCGACAAGCTGCGAGCCTGGATGACTCGTGCGGTGGAACTGGAGGAATGGGGGCGGCTGAGTCAGCTTGCGAGGGAGATGGCCGAAGCAGGTGAGTACGACGAAGCACTCGACTGGTTGTCCAAGGCTCCGCTTGGAAAATCTCGCGAAGGTAAACTCGAGCCGAAGTTCTACTACAGGGTGGTGGCGGAGATCTGTGAGACCGCACTGGAGCACGACCGACTCGACTTTGCCATGGGGGTGCTGGATCGTCTGAACGAGCCCAAGGAATATCCGTCTGGACAAGGCTATGTTCGCAACGCAATCTTGACCTACTACCTTTCCAAGGGGCAAATTGACCAAGCCATCGGCTTCCTTGAGTCCCAGCCAGAAGGAACGCGGCCGAGCATAGCGAACAAGGCGGTTGAGCGAGTCGCATTAAGTGGCCATGGCGATCACGCCGAGGCTTTCTGGCGACGATTAACGGACGCGAAAGTTCTGAAGACTTGCGAGCACGAATTGGCGTACGGCTACTATCGACTCCATCAGCCGGACAAAATCTGGCGATTTGGTGGCGAGATTGCGAAGTCTCGGCCCGATGACCTCGCCGCTGAGGTAAGAGTCCTGGACATGGCGATGCACAAGTATGCGTTGATGTCATGGGGTACTTTCGAACAGCGGTTGCCAGGATTCCGAACCAAGGTTGCGAAGCTCGCGGATGACAACCGGGCTCCCTATGAGAAACAGTTGGCGCTCTATGCGGCAAACGGAAAACACTATGAACTGGCCGTTGAACTTTCGACGCGCATTCCGTTGTTGGTCATGGGGGAATTTATGGCCATGGACCTCAGCGGCGCAGACCGGCATCCGGTTTTGTATTCCATCACCGAGTTGCACAAACAGAATCGTATCGAGCAAGCGTTTTCCATCGTTGATTTGGTCGAGGATGAAACCGTCAAACTGGCATCGCTCTCTCGACTTGCCGACTTGGTTGGGTTTGGTGACGGACTGGCCGATCATCAGGAGATTTTCGATCGGATCGTAGGACAACTGACACCGTTTTACGAGCGGTTTGCCCAGCAGCATGACGAGGCCACCGTTCGCGACATCGAACGCAATTTGCCCGAATTTCTAAGCCTTCATTTACAGCGAGTTTCCAAGCCAACAATTTCTCCAGATGACGTTCCCTACCTAAATCGAGAGCTTCTGCCGAGATTGAGTCAATCCATCGACCTACTAATCGAGCAAGGTCACATCGATCAAATAGAAAGCCATGTCGAAAAGTTGCTTGACGATCGCAACATCAATGGATCGAAATGGATCGTGACGAAGCTGGCAGCGGCAGGACACACCGATGCGGTGGAGCGTCTGCGAAAACATGTCAAGCTAGCCTATGACAAAGAGTCTGCGATTAAATCCAAATCCTCGGAATCAATCTGGGACTATCGTCGGTTTTTGGCCGTGTCGGCACTGACGGCGTACAGCTCTGGGGAACGGGACTTGTGCTACGAGCTGTTCCTCAAGCTGGATCGCAATTGGATGAGTCCTTCATTCGTGTCGCGGGTGGCCTACCGAGCTCGCGAGAGTGGCGACATGGAGTTCCTTCGCCGCATGGAGTCATCGCCTTCACCGCTCATGCGAGAGGCCGCGCTCGCTTCACTGGCGATGGCTCACGTTGATCAGGGCGACATGAAAGCGATCGAAGACACGACGGCGACCTTTGAACGCGAGTTCGGAGAAAAAAATCAGCACTGGTCGATCTATCGCCAAATCACCGACGACCGAGCCGTGAAAGACCCCAGCAAACGATTCGTCGCAACGTCCATCGCGATGCAGCGGGTGCCGCTGGACTCCCCGCACTATGCGCCGATCGCACGCGACCACGCAAAGCTACTCGGGCAACTTTATCCCGACAAACCGCTGTCAACAGAATGGCTTGCGAAGTTGAACGCTGACGCCAAGCTGAGACTGCACGTCGAAATCGAGCACGCTGCGGGAGTTCGGTCGTCGGCGGTGGCTGCTGCGAGTCCTGGAGCGACTCGCCTAAGTGATTAA
- a CDS encoding BlaI/MecI/CopY family transcriptional regulator: protein MARHASSQPTEVELQILRILWNDGPSIARHIHDSLQEFKQTTYSTTVKMLWVMMEKGLLKRDDDAKPQVYRTAALQQRTQKRMLSDLIDKVYDGSAAALMLHALSSKKATTEELREIRDMLDQLEEGA from the coding sequence ATGGCACGTCATGCTTCTTCGCAGCCGACCGAGGTCGAGCTGCAGATCCTGAGAATCCTGTGGAATGACGGACCGAGCATTGCTCGGCACATTCACGATTCGCTTCAGGAGTTCAAACAGACGACCTATTCGACGACGGTTAAAATGCTGTGGGTGATGATGGAAAAGGGATTGCTCAAGCGTGATGACGACGCCAAACCGCAGGTTTATCGAACAGCGGCGCTGCAGCAACGGACGCAAAAACGGATGCTGAGCGACTTGATTGACAAGGTTTACGATGGCTCGGCGGCGGCGTTGATGCTGCACGCATTGTCGTCGAAGAAGGCGACGACTGAGGAACTACGCGAGATCCGCGATATGCTGGACCAGTTGGAGGAAGGGGCATGA